The following coding sequences lie in one Clupea harengus chromosome 23, Ch_v2.0.2, whole genome shotgun sequence genomic window:
- the LOC105910226 gene encoding parvalbumin beta 2 isoform X1: MALASLLKGADIDAALKACEAKDSFKHKDFFAKIGLATKSAADLKKAFEIIDQDKSGFIEEEELKLFLQNFKAGARALTDAETKAFLKAGDADGDGMIGVDEFSVMIKP, translated from the exons ATGGCTCTCGCTAGTCTACTGAAAGGTGCTGACATTGATGCAGCCCTGAAGGCATGTGAAG CTAAAGACTCCTTCAAGCACAAGGACTTCTTTGCCAAGATTGGCCTTGCCACAAAGTCTGCTGCTGATCTCAAGAAGGCCTTTGAAATCATTGACCAGGACAAGAGTGGCTTCATTGAGGAGGAAGAGCTGAA ACTGTTTCTGCAGAACTTCAAGGCTGGTGCTAGGGCTTTGACTGATGCTGAGACGAAGGCCTTCCTTAAAGCTGGTGACGCAGATGGTGATGGCATGATTGGAGTTGATG AGTTCTCTGTTATGATCAAGCCATAG
- the LOC105910226 gene encoding parvalbumin beta 2 (The RefSeq protein has 1 substitution compared to this genomic sequence; stop codon completed by the addition of 3' A residues to the mRNA), which translates to MALASLLKGADIDAALKACEAKDSFKHKDFFAKIGLATKSAADLKKAFEIIDQDKSGFIEEEELKLFLQNFKAGARALTDAETKAFLKAGDADGDGMIGVDEFAVMIKP; encoded by the exons ATGGCTCTCGCTAGTCTACTGAAAGGTGCTGACATTGATGCAGCCCTGAAGGCATGTGAAG CTAAAGACTCCTTCAAGCACAAGGACTTCTTTGCCAAGATTGGCCTTGCCACAAAGTCTGCTGCTGATCTCAAGAAGGCCTTTGAAATCATTGACCAGGACAAGAGTGGCTTCATTGAGGAGGAAGAGCTGAA ACTGTTTCTGCAGAACTTCAAGGCTGGTGCTAGGGCTTTGACTGATGCTGAGACGAAGGCCTTCCTTAAAGCTGGTGACGCAGATGGTGATGGCATGATTGGAGTTGATG AGTTCTCTGTTATGATCAAGCCATA